A genomic segment from Blastococcus sp. PRF04-17 encodes:
- a CDS encoding N-acetylglutaminylglutamine amidotransferase, with protein sequence MCGLCGEITFDGTLADTTAVARMVEALVPRGPDGQGSWSNGRVAFGHRRLSVIDLSTCGSQPMVDNELGLTAVFNGCIYDYRELRAELEGHGYRFFSHSDTEVILKGYHHWGPDVVSHLHGMFAFVIHERDTGRVVMARDRLGIKPLYLAETPGQRLRFASTLPALLRAGEVDTSIDPVALHHYLTWHAVVPAPRTILNGVRKLPPATVRVVEPDGTSTEHRYWNATYERRPEHASWSPRDWEDAIEEALRVAVRRRLVADIPVGVLLSGGLDSSLIVGLLAEEGQTGLATYSIGFESVGGREGDEFAYSDVIAERFATDHHRIRVGSDELAGALGHAIGAMAEPMVSHDVVAFDLLSERVSQSIRVVQSGQGADEVFAGYHWYPPLAGVGREEAVQTYARSFFDRDHEQMRAVVSDRYSLAEDPSLAFVREHMSAPGAETAVDAALRLDSEIMLVDDPVKRVDNMSMAWGLEARVPFLDHDLVELAALCPPELKLADGGKGVLKAIGRRIIPPEVIDRPKGYFPVPAITHLQGKVLDLVRDALSSDAARDRGLFRAEYVQGLLRDPNGELTPLKGNKLWQLGLLELWLQAHGV encoded by the coding sequence ATGTGTGGGCTCTGCGGCGAGATCACGTTCGACGGGACCCTGGCCGACACGACCGCGGTGGCCCGGATGGTCGAGGCCCTCGTGCCCCGCGGACCGGACGGCCAGGGGTCCTGGAGCAACGGCCGGGTGGCGTTCGGGCACCGCCGGCTCTCGGTCATCGACCTCTCGACCTGCGGCTCGCAGCCGATGGTGGACAACGAGCTCGGCCTGACCGCGGTGTTCAACGGCTGCATCTACGACTACCGGGAGCTGCGCGCCGAGCTCGAGGGCCACGGCTACCGGTTCTTCTCGCACAGCGACACCGAGGTGATCCTCAAGGGCTACCACCACTGGGGCCCCGACGTCGTGTCGCACCTGCACGGCATGTTCGCCTTCGTCATCCACGAGCGGGACACCGGCCGGGTCGTCATGGCCCGCGACCGGCTGGGCATCAAGCCGCTGTACCTCGCCGAGACGCCCGGGCAGCGGCTCCGCTTCGCCTCCACCCTGCCGGCGCTGCTGCGGGCGGGGGAGGTCGACACGTCCATCGACCCGGTGGCGTTGCACCACTACCTGACCTGGCACGCCGTCGTCCCGGCGCCCCGCACGATCCTGAACGGCGTCCGCAAGCTGCCGCCGGCGACGGTGCGGGTGGTCGAGCCCGACGGCACGAGCACCGAGCACCGGTACTGGAACGCGACCTACGAGCGCCGTCCCGAGCACGCGAGCTGGTCCCCGCGCGACTGGGAGGACGCCATCGAGGAGGCCCTGCGGGTCGCCGTCCGGCGCCGGCTGGTCGCCGACATCCCGGTCGGCGTGCTGCTGTCCGGTGGTCTGGACTCCAGCCTGATCGTCGGGTTGCTCGCCGAGGAGGGCCAGACCGGGCTGGCCACGTACAGCATCGGGTTCGAGTCGGTGGGCGGGCGCGAGGGCGACGAGTTCGCCTACTCCGACGTCATCGCCGAGCGCTTCGCCACCGACCACCACCGGATCCGCGTGGGCTCCGACGAGCTCGCCGGGGCGCTGGGCCACGCCATCGGGGCCATGGCCGAGCCGATGGTCAGCCACGACGTCGTGGCCTTCGACCTGCTCAGCGAGCGGGTCTCGCAGTCGATCCGCGTCGTCCAGTCCGGCCAGGGGGCCGACGAGGTCTTCGCCGGCTACCACTGGTACCCGCCGCTGGCCGGGGTCGGCCGCGAGGAAGCGGTGCAGACCTACGCCCGGTCGTTCTTCGACCGCGACCACGAGCAGATGCGCGCGGTCGTCTCCGATCGCTACTCGCTGGCCGAGGACCCCAGTCTCGCCTTCGTCCGCGAGCACATGTCCGCGCCGGGCGCCGAGACCGCCGTGGACGCCGCCCTCCGGCTCGACAGCGAGATCATGCTGGTCGACGACCCGGTCAAGCGCGTGGACAACATGTCGATGGCCTGGGGCCTCGAGGCGCGGGTTCCGTTCCTGGACCACGACCTGGTCGAGCTGGCTGCGCTGTGCCCGCCGGAGCTGAAGCTCGCCGACGGCGGCAAGGGAGTGCTCAAGGCGATCGGCCGGCGGATCATCCCGCCGGAGGTGATCGACCGGCCCAAGGGCTACTTCCCGGTGCCGGCGATCACGCACCTGCAGGGCAAGGTGCTCGACCTGGTGCGCGATGCGCTGTCCAGCGACGCCGCGCGCGACCGTGGGCTGTTCCGGGCGGAGTACGTGCAGGGGCTGCTGCGCGACCCGAACGGGGAACTGACCCCCCTCAAGGGCAACAAGCTGTGGCAGCTGGGGCTGCTCGAGCTCTGGCTCCAGGCCCACGGGGTCTGA
- the ngg gene encoding N-acetylglutaminylglutamine synthetase, translated as MPRIAGHRRRTTVQTVPSLTSRSWHEPSAHEIEGMDSDVVLDLGWGQLVFGQTFRDLRGIVDVLRGEETGRRDICVYPRDPQVLIGMAPDELFIDPSLTYRLDLHRYRPRPDVIRDVFVRTVTSQAEMEAINDLYARNGMVAADAATMWANHRTRTYTYLVAEDTRTGRIVGTVTGVDHVLAFGDPEGGTSLWCLVADKQDAPPGTGEALVRVLVERYVARGRAYLDLSVMHDNTAAIKLYRKLGFVRVAAVCVKRKNPINTPLFSARPPGLDKLNPYALIIAEEALRRGIRVEVTDAEWGEMRLTLGGRSVLTRESLSEFTTAVALSRCDDKRVTRRIMRRAGVRVARGALAGEDDLSDAVALLADAGDVVVKPARGEQGRGITVGVTDEAALERAVRVAAQFCPDVLVEERVAGEDLRVVVIDRQVVAAAVRRPAEVVGDGRNPVAELVRATSRRRERATGGESRIPLDDMTAEVVAEAGYAMDDVPPHGERLTVRRTANLHTGGTIVDVTDRLHPEIAEAAVRAAEALGIPVTGIDFLVPAVDGPDYVFIEANERPGLANHEPQPVVERFVDLLFPETRRR; from the coding sequence ATGCCCCGCATCGCCGGTCATCGGCGCCGCACCACCGTCCAGACCGTGCCCTCGCTCACCAGCCGGTCGTGGCACGAGCCCTCGGCGCACGAGATCGAAGGCATGGACAGCGACGTCGTCCTCGATCTGGGCTGGGGTCAGCTGGTCTTCGGTCAGACCTTCCGCGACCTGCGCGGGATCGTCGACGTGCTGCGCGGCGAGGAGACCGGGCGGCGCGACATCTGCGTCTACCCGCGCGACCCGCAGGTGCTCATCGGCATGGCGCCCGACGAGCTGTTCATCGACCCGTCGCTCACCTACCGGCTCGACCTGCACCGCTACCGGCCGCGTCCGGACGTCATCCGGGACGTCTTCGTGCGCACCGTCACCTCGCAGGCCGAGATGGAGGCGATCAACGACCTGTACGCGCGCAACGGCATGGTCGCCGCCGACGCCGCGACCATGTGGGCCAACCACCGCACCCGCACCTACACCTACCTGGTCGCCGAGGACACCCGCACCGGTCGCATCGTCGGCACGGTGACCGGCGTCGACCACGTGCTCGCCTTCGGCGATCCCGAGGGCGGGACCAGTCTCTGGTGCCTCGTGGCCGACAAGCAGGACGCCCCGCCCGGGACCGGCGAGGCCCTCGTGCGCGTCCTCGTCGAGCGCTACGTGGCCCGCGGCCGCGCCTACCTTGACCTGTCGGTGATGCACGACAACACCGCGGCCATCAAGCTCTACCGCAAGCTGGGGTTCGTCCGGGTCGCCGCGGTCTGCGTGAAGCGCAAGAACCCGATCAACACGCCGCTGTTCTCGGCGCGGCCGCCGGGCCTCGACAAGCTCAACCCCTACGCGCTGATCATCGCCGAGGAGGCGCTGCGGCGAGGGATCCGGGTGGAGGTGACCGACGCCGAGTGGGGCGAGATGCGGCTCACCCTGGGCGGTCGCTCGGTGCTGACCCGCGAGTCGCTGTCCGAGTTCACCACCGCCGTGGCCCTGAGCCGGTGCGACGACAAGCGGGTGACCCGGCGGATCATGCGCCGGGCCGGGGTGCGCGTGGCCCGCGGGGCGCTGGCCGGGGAGGACGACCTCTCGGACGCCGTCGCGCTGCTGGCCGACGCGGGGGACGTGGTCGTGAAGCCGGCCCGAGGTGAGCAGGGCCGCGGCATCACCGTCGGCGTGACCGACGAGGCGGCCCTGGAGCGGGCCGTGCGGGTCGCGGCGCAGTTCTGCCCCGACGTCCTGGTCGAGGAGCGGGTGGCCGGGGAGGACCTCCGCGTGGTGGTGATCGACCGGCAGGTGGTCGCTGCCGCCGTCCGCCGTCCGGCCGAGGTGGTGGGGGACGGCCGGAACCCGGTGGCCGAGCTGGTCCGCGCCACCAGCCGCCGGCGTGAGCGGGCCACGGGCGGGGAGTCGCGCATCCCCCTGGACGACATGACCGCCGAGGTGGTCGCGGAGGCCGGGTACGCGATGGACGACGTCCCCCCGCACGGGGAGCGGCTGACCGTCCGGCGGACGGCGAACCTGCACACCGGCGGCACCATCGTCGACGTCACCGATCGGCTGCATCCCGAGATCGCCGAGGCCGCCGTGCGGGCGGCAGAGGCGCTCGGCATCCCGGTGACCGGCATCGACTTCCTGGTGCCCGCGGTCGACGGCCCCGACTACGTCTTCATCGAGGCCAACGAGCGCCCCGGGCTGGCCAACCACGAGCCGCAGCCCGTGGTGGAGCGCTTCGTCGACCTGCTGTTCCCGGAGACCCGCCGCCGCTGA
- a CDS encoding S8 family serine peptidase: protein MSRSRRALGAASAAAVAVAAAVLATPAQAAPSAAPVQDFLAEQLSTLTGTTTVMVHGTDIAAARAAVAASGMRLVTEFRKVGVAVASGSAAQIEAARTQPGVTYLEGNTPIEFFQETSNTATRGAEAVATLSGPDGSALDGSGVSVAVIDSGVDPTHPYLRNEDGSSAVVASLKSLCLDESTTSTDCVVPLPTAVDTDTVSGGGHGMHVAGIVAGRPTTLDDGGHLQGAAPGASLVSISTGAVLLIIGADSALNWVLENHEAPCGAGVPASECPPIKVTNNSYGPIGGGEFDPNSATVKLQRALAAEGVVTVWAAGNDGGDGSASVTNPAGQDPTGGIISVASYYDQDSGTRDGVVSDYSSRGASADPSTWPDLSAPGENITSACRPTMPICSTGLDPRNGPGLTDIATFNTISGTSMAAPHVAGIVAQLFEADPTAAPAEIEAALKSTTYKFTDGAAYTTVGGYSTSYDKGAGLVDVVAAVQSLTGTAAAEPVRVKKAKKPRR from the coding sequence ATGAGCCGGTCCCGCCGAGCACTGGGCGCAGCGAGCGCGGCGGCTGTCGCCGTCGCCGCCGCCGTCCTGGCCACCCCCGCCCAGGCCGCCCCGTCGGCCGCTCCCGTCCAGGACTTCCTCGCCGAGCAGCTGAGCACGCTGACGGGCACCACCACGGTGATGGTCCACGGAACGGACATCGCCGCCGCCCGCGCTGCCGTCGCGGCCAGTGGCATGCGGCTGGTGACCGAGTTCCGGAAGGTCGGTGTCGCGGTCGCCTCCGGCTCGGCCGCCCAGATCGAAGCGGCCCGAACGCAGCCCGGGGTCACCTACCTCGAGGGCAACACCCCGATCGAGTTCTTCCAGGAGACCTCGAACACGGCCACCCGTGGTGCCGAGGCGGTGGCCACGCTGAGCGGCCCGGACGGCAGCGCGCTCGACGGCAGCGGTGTCTCGGTCGCCGTCATCGACTCGGGCGTGGACCCGACGCACCCGTACCTGCGCAACGAGGACGGCAGCAGCGCCGTCGTCGCCAGCCTGAAGAGCCTCTGCCTCGACGAGTCGACCACCAGCACCGACTGCGTCGTCCCGCTGCCGACGGCCGTCGACACCGACACCGTCTCCGGCGGCGGTCACGGCATGCACGTGGCGGGCATCGTCGCCGGCCGGCCGACCACGCTCGACGACGGCGGTCACCTGCAGGGTGCGGCTCCGGGGGCGAGCCTGGTGTCGATCTCCACCGGCGCCGTCCTGCTCATCATCGGCGCGGACTCCGCCCTGAACTGGGTGCTGGAGAACCACGAGGCGCCGTGCGGTGCGGGCGTGCCGGCGTCGGAGTGTCCGCCGATCAAGGTCACCAACAACTCCTACGGTCCGATCGGCGGCGGCGAGTTCGATCCGAACTCGGCCACCGTGAAGCTCCAGCGCGCGCTGGCCGCCGAGGGGGTCGTGACCGTCTGGGCCGCCGGCAACGACGGCGGTGACGGCTCCGCGTCGGTGACCAACCCCGCGGGCCAGGACCCCACCGGCGGCATCATCTCCGTCGCCTCCTACTACGACCAGGACAGCGGCACCCGGGACGGCGTGGTCAGCGACTACTCCTCGCGCGGGGCATCCGCCGACCCGTCCACCTGGCCGGACCTCTCTGCTCCGGGTGAGAACATCACCTCGGCCTGCCGCCCGACCATGCCGATCTGCTCCACCGGCCTCGACCCGCGCAACGGCCCGGGGCTGACCGACATCGCGACGTTCAACACGATCAGCGGCACCTCGATGGCCGCGCCGCACGTCGCCGGCATCGTGGCCCAGCTGTTCGAAGCCGACCCGACGGCGGCGCCGGCGGAGATCGAGGCCGCGCTCAAGAGCACGACCTACAAGTTCACCGACGGCGCCGCGTACACCACCGTCGGCGGCTACTCGACCTCGTACGACAAGGGCGCGGGTCTTGTCGACGTGGTCGCGGCGGTGCAGTCGCTGACCGGCACGGCCGCGGCCGAGCCGGTCAGGGTCAAGAAGGCGAAGAAGCCCCGCCGCTGA
- a CDS encoding fluoride efflux transporter FluC produces the protein MTPLLVALGAMVGAPLRLLVLRLVVRVGRDPAVGTLAANVVGSAVVGVLLGRADVPASVVTLVGTGFCGALTTFSTFGADVLRLVEERLLVRALAYLAASLVLGLGAAAAGYALSR, from the coding sequence GTGACCCCACTGCTGGTGGCCCTCGGCGCGATGGTCGGCGCTCCCCTGCGGCTGCTGGTCCTGCGGCTCGTCGTCCGGGTCGGTCGGGACCCGGCCGTCGGAACGCTGGCGGCCAACGTGGTGGGCAGCGCGGTGGTCGGCGTGCTCCTCGGCCGGGCCGACGTCCCCGCCTCGGTGGTGACCCTGGTCGGTACCGGCTTCTGCGGGGCCCTGACGACCTTCTCCACCTTCGGCGCAGACGTCCTCCGGCTGGTCGAGGAGCGCCTGCTCGTGCGGGCGCTGGCCTATCTGGCGGCCAGCCTCGTGCTGGGTCTCGGAGCCGCGGCGGCCGGCTACGCGCTGTCCCGCTAG
- the otsB gene encoding trehalose-phosphatase, with protein sequence MSALPADLDAALTGFASARPLLVASDYDGVLSPLVGDPSAAVLLPGMADVLTRLVRCDGVTVALVSGRGVADLQRTSGLIGPYRWVGSHGAEFDGPLTDDLAVRRDSLADLLHPLVAGTPGALLEVKPASVAVHVRQVADRAAAAAILERARMLVDSSLTLKPGKEVLEIAVTDADKGTALQRLIAELRPARTMYLGDDVTDEDGFRVLGRDDVPVKIGEGTTSARYRVPDPPAVLTLLERLAELLT encoded by the coding sequence GTGAGCGCTCTCCCGGCCGATCTCGACGCCGCGCTGACGGGCTTCGCCAGTGCCCGGCCGCTGCTCGTGGCGAGTGACTACGACGGGGTCCTCTCGCCCCTCGTCGGTGATCCCTCGGCCGCCGTCCTCCTGCCCGGGATGGCCGACGTGCTGACCCGGCTCGTGAGGTGCGACGGCGTGACGGTGGCGCTGGTGAGCGGCAGGGGCGTCGCCGACCTCCAGCGGACGAGCGGCCTCATCGGGCCCTACCGCTGGGTGGGCAGCCATGGGGCGGAGTTCGACGGCCCGCTGACCGACGACCTCGCCGTCCGGCGCGACTCCCTCGCCGACCTGCTCCACCCGCTCGTCGCCGGTACGCCCGGGGCGCTGCTCGAGGTCAAGCCGGCGAGCGTGGCCGTGCACGTACGACAGGTCGCCGATCGCGCCGCGGCCGCCGCGATCCTGGAGCGGGCACGGATGTTGGTGGATTCGTCACTGACGTTGAAGCCGGGCAAGGAAGTGCTCGAGATCGCGGTCACCGACGCCGACAAGGGCACCGCCCTGCAGCGGCTGATCGCGGAACTGCGGCCCGCGCGGACCATGTACCTCGGGGACGACGTCACCGACGAGGACGGCTTCCGGGTCCTCGGCCGCGACGACGTGCCGGTCAAGATCGGGGAAGGAACGACCTCGGCCCGATACCGTGTCCCCGATCCGCCCGCCGTCCTGACCCTCCTCGAGCGGCTCGCCGAACTCCTCACCTGA
- a CDS encoding OsmC family protein, with product MSGPFEVVIGAGVMRSTDPAAVHWPHRWTEEGVTVDGDFTGAHLLHASVAGCVLNDVYREAAELGIGIDGVRVTAGGDFDRRTWRSTGIEYTVELAADAPLAEVRRLLEVVDEVAEIPAALRAATTVRRVGR from the coding sequence ATGTCCGGTCCCTTCGAGGTGGTCATCGGTGCCGGGGTGATGCGCAGCACGGACCCGGCCGCCGTCCACTGGCCGCACCGCTGGACGGAGGAGGGAGTCACCGTCGACGGCGACTTCACCGGAGCGCACCTCCTCCACGCGTCCGTGGCGGGGTGCGTGCTCAACGACGTGTACCGCGAGGCGGCTGAGCTGGGCATCGGCATCGACGGGGTCAGGGTCACGGCCGGCGGGGACTTCGACCGGAGGACCTGGCGGTCGACCGGCATCGAGTACACCGTCGAGCTCGCCGCCGACGCGCCGCTGGCCGAGGTGCGGCGCCTGCTCGAGGTCGTCGACGAGGTGGCGGAGATCCCCGCCGCGCTGCGCGCAGCCACGACGGTGCGCCGGGTCGGCCGATAG
- a CDS encoding alpha,alpha-trehalose-phosphate synthase (UDP-forming): MADNSGNGTVDGVRADSPVVVVANRLPVDQVTGPDGETRWQRSPGGLVTALEPFVAGRGGAWVGWSGSAGDAPEPFESGGMSLIPVPLTEEEVDRYYEGMSNASLWPLYHDVVEKPEYHRTWWDTYVAVNRRFAERAAAVAAEGAIVWVHDYQLQLVPALLRQSRPDLTIGFFLHIPFPPYELFTQLPWRSAIVEGLLGADLVGFQRPAAAANFVQLARRLHDLPARKHVIEYDGRNVAARAFPISIDVAAFDRLASSPDVLARAEEIRKELGNPSKIILGVDRLDYTKGIGVRLAAFQELLEDGAVEAPDTVLVQVATPSRERVEHYVHMRETIEQQVGHINGVYGSIAGPAVHYFNQSMPRDELAALYRAADVMLVTPYRDGMNLVAKEYVAARGDLRGTLVLSEFAGAAAELKQAFLVNPHDIAGVKNQLVRALRTEPAEAARRMRAMRRHLAKNDLEHWASSFFDALSRNSGGAQG, from the coding sequence ATGGCGGACAACTCGGGGAACGGCACGGTGGACGGCGTGCGGGCGGACAGCCCCGTGGTCGTGGTCGCCAACCGGCTGCCGGTCGACCAGGTGACCGGACCGGACGGCGAGACCCGCTGGCAGCGCAGCCCCGGCGGGCTGGTGACCGCACTGGAACCGTTCGTGGCCGGCCGCGGCGGCGCCTGGGTGGGCTGGTCCGGGTCGGCAGGTGACGCCCCCGAGCCCTTCGAGTCGGGTGGCATGTCGCTCATCCCGGTCCCGCTCACCGAGGAGGAGGTCGACCGCTACTACGAGGGCATGTCGAACGCCTCGCTGTGGCCGCTCTACCACGACGTCGTCGAGAAGCCCGAGTACCACCGGACCTGGTGGGACACCTACGTCGCCGTCAACCGGCGCTTCGCCGAGCGCGCCGCCGCCGTCGCCGCAGAAGGCGCCATCGTGTGGGTGCACGACTACCAGCTGCAGCTGGTGCCCGCCCTGCTGCGGCAGAGCCGACCCGACCTCACCATCGGGTTCTTCCTGCACATCCCGTTCCCTCCGTACGAGCTGTTCACCCAGCTGCCCTGGCGCTCGGCCATCGTGGAGGGCCTGCTCGGGGCCGATCTCGTGGGCTTCCAGCGGCCGGCCGCGGCGGCGAACTTCGTGCAGCTCGCGCGGCGGCTGCACGACCTGCCGGCGCGCAAGCACGTCATCGAGTACGACGGGCGGAACGTCGCCGCGCGGGCGTTCCCGATCTCCATCGACGTGGCCGCCTTCGATCGGCTGGCCAGCTCCCCCGACGTCCTCGCCCGTGCCGAGGAGATCCGCAAGGAGCTCGGCAACCCGTCGAAGATCATCCTCGGGGTGGACCGGCTCGACTACACGAAGGGCATCGGCGTGCGGCTGGCCGCCTTCCAGGAGCTCCTGGAGGACGGCGCGGTCGAGGCTCCCGACACCGTCCTCGTGCAGGTCGCCACGCCCAGCCGCGAACGCGTGGAGCACTACGTGCACATGCGGGAGACCATCGAGCAGCAGGTGGGCCACATCAACGGCGTCTACGGCTCGATCGCCGGTCCGGCCGTGCACTACTTCAACCAATCGATGCCGCGCGACGAGCTCGCCGCGCTCTATCGGGCCGCCGACGTGATGCTCGTGACGCCCTACCGCGACGGGATGAACCTCGTCGCCAAGGAGTACGTGGCCGCGCGCGGGGACCTGCGGGGCACGCTCGTGCTCTCGGAGTTCGCGGGCGCCGCGGCCGAGCTGAAGCAGGCCTTCCTGGTCAATCCGCACGACATCGCCGGTGTGAAGAACCAGCTGGTGCGGGCGCTGCGCACGGAGCCCGCCGAGGCGGCCCGCCGGATGCGCGCCATGCGCCGCCACCTCGCGAAGAACGACCTGGAGCACTGGGCGTCGTCCTTCTTCGACGCGCTGTCGCGCAACAGCGGCGGGGCGCAGGGGTGA
- the crcB gene encoding fluoride efflux transporter CrcB, with protein MAYLLAALGGALGALARWAVGGGVAGAPGAWPWATLLVNLTGCLLIGVLLAVLAGRSPEPAWVRPFVGVGVLGGYTTYSAFAVEVVDLLDDGALLLGAGYVLASVVGGIAAVALGALAGRRRA; from the coding sequence ATGGCGTACCTGCTCGCCGCGCTCGGCGGAGCCCTCGGCGCGCTGGCCCGGTGGGCGGTCGGCGGAGGCGTGGCCGGCGCCCCGGGCGCATGGCCGTGGGCCACGCTGCTGGTCAACCTGACCGGCTGCCTGCTGATCGGCGTCCTGCTGGCGGTCCTCGCCGGCCGCTCCCCCGAACCGGCATGGGTGCGCCCGTTCGTCGGCGTCGGCGTGCTGGGCGGGTACACGACGTACTCGGCGTTCGCCGTCGAGGTCGTCGACCTCCTGGACGACGGCGCGCTGCTCCTGGGCGCCGGATACGTGCTGGCGTCGGTCGTGGGCGGCATCGCCGCCGTCGCGCTCGGTGCCCTCGCCGGCCGGAGGCGTGCGTGA